Genomic DNA from Rubripirellula tenax:
GAATCGATCACCATGAACGGCAGACGAAACAACGGAACGGTGCCATGCGCCCGGTGGAAACCGGATTGCCCGCATCTTAGCGCAAAAAGCCGAATCAAAATGAACTTCGCAACGAACGCTGTGCGACGGCGAATGATTGGTTAGAGATGGTCTTGCCCCCTCACGCGCGCGTCGATACAAGGGCGATCAGCCAAGGTCGGTTCATGTAGAACGCTAGAGACTACAGTTTCCGGAATTTCCAGGCTTCGGACTGCGAACACCTGGACGCCATCACCTGAAACAATTGGTGAAGTCTATTTCGCGAATCGCGCCGAAGCGACACTCGTCCTGTTTTTCATGGTCACTTGGAACAAATGGCGACCGTGCTTGCGATACACTCACTCATCGGGCAAAGAATTATTGGTTGCGTTTTCGTTTAGCAGGGGAACGCGGTAGCGGAAATCTACTTGATGAGTATTCGATTGACACGTTTGATCGCGTTAACAATCTTCGTGCTTTGCGGAGAGATGCCGTTGCGACCTGCCTTGGCTGAGAAGCCGATCCCCATTGCTGCAGATGGTGCGCACACGGCAGCGGAATCGTCGACAACCGCAATCAGAAAGGACGAAGTCCGAATCGCCGCCCATCGGGGTGGCTATGAGACGGACAAAGCTGACGATGCGCCCGAGAATAGCGTCGCAAATATTCGCGTTTGTCAAAGCAAGGGTTACGAGCTTTACGAAACCGATATCCAGCGAACGCGTGACGGCAACTTCGTGATTATGCACGATGCAACTATCGATCGCGAGACCACAGGCTCGGGTGTCGCAAGCGAAATGAGTTTGGAAGAGTTAAAAACGCTCCATAAGAGGTTTCGCGACGGCACGGACTCCAAACATCGCGTCGCAACGTTGGACGAGTTCTTGGTTGAAGGAAAGAATCGAGTGCTATTCAAAGCCGATTTGAAACCCGGACTGAACATGTATTTTAAAGAGATCATGGATCTCGCTACTCGTTGCCAAGCGGTGAGCGACATCGTGTTCCGTGTGCCCTATCGTGACGCGGATGTCTTTGACGCGTATCGGGCCAGTGGAGTCCCGCTGGGCGGTAGCGTGCTGATGTTCATGGTTTCCAACAAAAAGCAGGTCGACGATGTCCGGCAGCGATTTAATCCAACGATGATCCAAGTCAACGTGTCCAAGGACGACCCAGCCAACGCACGAACACTAGAACTGATCCGCCATGCCACCATGAAAGGATTCATTGTCGAAACTCACGCCGAAGGCACAGAACAGGACTGGCGTCAACTCATCGAAGCTGGAGTCCGGATCTTTCACACTGCCAAACCCGCCAAAATGCAAGCGTTCCTACGAAAGATGGAAGTTGAAAACGATAAGTAGTGGACGAGGCATTGGCGGGGCGATTGCAGCGTAAGTCATGCTGCGAACGCGTTTTTTGCTAATTAGTCGCAGTCCCAGCCAGATGTCAGTCGCTTATTTTTCACTCCAAACTTGGCCATTTTCTCTTGTTTGAGCAAACTCAGGGCTGTCCAAGGAAGCGGGATTGAACTCGTTTTTTTTGGACGCGGCCCACCCTATCAGCCGAAATCGATTCGACCACTTCAAGCTCAACGAGTTTGTCAGCACGCAATTGAAGAGTCCATCTGCATCGGCCATCCGGCGGCGTCGAACAAACCAGCTTGGTCAGCTGAGCTGCTTTTTGAGCATGGAGGATTGCGGGCGTCGGCGGCATCTCGCGTTGTTTTCTTTCGAGTTAGCTCGTCCGTCCCTGCAGAGCAGCCTGCTTTCGCCCGTTCTCGATGGATCGGGTCGTCGCAATGACTGCTTCGGCGATTTTCTGGTCTGACCAAGTCGCGCCGCATTCGCTCTCACCACGCTTGAGCATTGCGGTGGCTGGCTGCACTTTCCAGGCAGCGATGTTTCGTTGTCCGCGTTTGCCTTTTGCGACTTCGGCAAAAGCTTCGCGTTCATCTGCTGTCAGCATGATAGGGTGGATTTTGCGATTCGACACGGGACCTTCCTTGATCTTGGTAAGTTCGGAATTGGATTCAAAGACTGCTGTCTACCTGAAAACCAAGCTGCAATCGAATACTAGAGCAGCGGAACTCGTCATTGGTTTGTCGGTTTAGATTCGCCTAAGACGTGTGCAGGCTGACCAGGAATTGCCCACCCGTGTTCGCGATTTCAGTGTGAACTTGCAATTCGGGCGAAAGACGCGAGAATCGACCGACCAACCAGGCGGCAACGGCGTCTGCGTCGCTACGCGTGGGACAACGAGCCATCGCTTCGCGGCCCCCTTTTCGCTCAAGTCGCTCGGCTGCGGCGATGAGGGGGGCCGGGTCAACGACAATCAGGTGATCCGGCCAGGGAACGACGGGATCGTTAGCGCCCTTGCCGGTGTTGCAACCTTTGTGCGCCAACCGTTCAGTCGGCAAACTTCCCTTGTCCTGCTTTTTCTTCTTCGCGCGGCCTTTCGAAATACGCGTATCCAGACTGGGTGCGCGAGGGTCGTTGGGCGGCATCGTGCGATCGACAGGTTCGTCACACAGCCAGCACCGCCAACCGTCGGCCTCACCCACGTCTTGCAGTTGTCCCATCTTTTGGCTTTCCCGGATTTATTGAAAGGATGCGTGGATGTCCCAGCCCCGCGATCGCAGGCCACACAAACGTAGGCCAACATAGCTTAGCAGCCTGTTGAAAAAGGGGGCTGACCCTCTCCGACGTTTCGAATTCACGATGTTTCAGCAACGTCTCCAAAGGGTCAGACCCCTTTTTCAACAGGCTGTTAGGCCCGCAAAAATCTGAACCTGGAAGCGTCTGGCACATCGTCAGCCTCTTTGCCACATTTGTGACGTCATGCTACTTTACACATGGGACGCGGTGCTACGTCAGGGACGCTATCTCCTACCCATTGACCCGTCTTTTCCTACGGAAGCCCCGCATTCCGAATCGGTAGCATCTTGAAAGTTCCTCCCCGAATCCAACCCCTGATCGAAGACGGGCTCGTCGACACAGTCCTGGGCTCGCTGATGAGCGGTAAAGAGGCGCAAGTCTTCCTCGTCCGGTGTGGCGACGAGACGCGATGCGCCAAGGTCTATAAGGATGTGGCCAAACGAAGTTTCAAGAACGCTGTGAACTACCAGGAAGGCCGAAAGATCCGCAACAGCCGCCGACAACGAGCGATCGACAATCGTTCAAAGTTTGGCCGAGATCAACAGGAAGTCGTTTGGCAACGCGCCGAAGTGGACGCGCTTTTGAAATTGGCGAATGCGGGTGTTCGAGTCCCCAAGGCATACGGGCTCTTCGATGGCGTCCTGTTGATGGAACTGATCACCAACGGAGACGGCGAAGTGGCACCGCGGCTGAACGACATCACCATGTCGCCCGAACAAGCCGTGAAAGATCACGCCACCGTGATGACCTATGTGCTGCGCATGCTGTGTGCCGGCTTGGTGCACGGCGACTTATCTGAATTCAACGTCCTGCAAGACGCGACCGGACCTGTCATTATCGACTTCCCGCAAGTCGTC
This window encodes:
- a CDS encoding glycerophosphodiester phosphodiesterase family protein; protein product: MSIRLTRLIALTIFVLCGEMPLRPALAEKPIPIAADGAHTAAESSTTAIRKDEVRIAAHRGGYETDKADDAPENSVANIRVCQSKGYELYETDIQRTRDGNFVIMHDATIDRETTGSGVASEMSLEELKTLHKRFRDGTDSKHRVATLDEFLVEGKNRVLFKADLKPGLNMYFKEIMDLATRCQAVSDIVFRVPYRDADVFDAYRASGVPLGGSVLMFMVSNKKQVDDVRQRFNPTMIQVNVSKDDPANARTLELIRHATMKGFIVETHAEGTEQDWRQLIEAGVRIFHTAKPAKMQAFLRKMEVENDK
- a CDS encoding PA4780 family RIO1-like protein kinase; protein product: MKVPPRIQPLIEDGLVDTVLGSLMSGKEAQVFLVRCGDETRCAKVYKDVAKRSFKNAVNYQEGRKIRNSRRQRAIDNRSKFGRDQQEVVWQRAEVDALLKLANAGVRVPKAYGLFDGVLLMELITNGDGEVAPRLNDITMSPEQAVKDHATVMTYVLRMLCAGLVHGDLSEFNVLQDATGPVIIDFPQVVNASGNNNAKAMLQRDVRNMTEYYAQYAPQLAETHYAEEMWDLHEKSELDPDRKLTGKFKFSTQAADVNSVLNMIDLAYEDERDRKNRMENG